AGTTATGCAACCATACATTTTAGGAGGGGCGGCTATGGTTCTCTTATTTCACAACGCAACTGCAGAAAGACTGGAACGTTTATCCCGGGATGTACAAGCAATTAATGAAGAGGCGCGCGAGGCCTCTTACGAAATGACCGTAACCAGGAAAGCCTCCGAATCCGGTTATGAATGGGAAGTCACGGTTTACGGGAGAAAGGTGAGCGTCAAATCGGAGGATATTTTCAAGATCCAAAGAAGGCGTTTAGATCTAAGTATTAAAGACATTTTCAAGGAGATCGTCGCCTGGAAATTGAAAGCGTTGTCCACATTGCAATCCTAGCATCATTCGGGCGTCAATCCTTACTATAATTTTAGTTTAATTGCCATGAGGAAGCCCTTCCCGATTACGGGAAGGGCTTCCTCGCGTCCTGCGTACTCGCCTAGACGACTCGGATTACCATAACTTGACTCCTTTTGTTATAATTAATAAGTAACTATATAAAAGGAGATGAATCTTTCAATGCCTGACAAACAACAGCTTGGACGAACAGACCTTTATGTTACTCCCATCGGACTCGGAACGAACGCAGTGGGGGGACACAACCTATTCCAGAATCTGAACGACGAGACAGGCAAGCAGCTCGTGCGCACCGCCCTGGAGCATGGCATCAATTTTCTGGATACCGCCTATATATACGGACCGGAACGGTCAGAGCAGCTGATTGGTGAAGTGCTTAAGGAGAAGGGCAATCGGGATCAAGTCGTGATCGCAACCAAAGGCGCACATAAGCCGGTCGGCGGCGAGATGGTCTTCGACAACTCTCCGGCCTTTCTGGAAGCCTCGGTGGATGCCAGCCTGAAGCGGCTGCAAACGGACTATATCGATCTGTATTACATTCACTTCCCTGACCAAAACACCCCCAAAGACGAAGCCGTCGGCGCGCTGCAGCGCCTGAAGGAAGCCGGAAAAATTCGGGCGATCGGCGTCTCCAACTTCACCATCGACCAGCTCCGCGAGGGGAACAAGAACGGCTATGTGGATGTCATCCAATCGGAATACAGCCTGCTCGCTCGACAAGCTGAGAAGGATTTGCTGCCTTATGCCAAAGAACACGGCATTTCTTTTATTCCGTATTTCCCGCTGGCCTCCGGACTTCTTGCCGGCAAATACGACCGGAACACAACCTTCTCCGATATCCGCGCGAACAATCCGCTGTTTGCCGGCGAGGCATTTGTCCGCAATCTGGAGAAAGTGGACCGGCTCCGCGATATTGCATCCGCGAAGGGAACGGAAGTCGCCGATCTCGTGCTCGCCTGGTATCTGACCCGGGACGAAATCGATGCGCTCATCCCCGGCGCCAAGAAGCCGGAGCAGGTTATCGCCAACCTCAAAACGCTGGACGTCAAGCTGAGCGCGGATGAAATCGCCACAATCGATAGCATTTTCCGCGATTGATTCAAGGCATGTCAGCCGCTCTCATCCTAAACTTGCCGCTGCACTGTATGTCAACGGTGATCGGGAAATGGGAGAGGGCGAACGGATGAAACGGAATTCCTCCCTCTTATTTATCTAAAAGCGGCTTAAACAGATCGTGGAAGGGAATTTCTCCGCTTTATTCAGGTGATTTTGCCAAAACCATAAGAAATTGGAGAAATAAACCGGAGCTTTTCCCGCATATCGTTCCGGGACGGCCTTTTTTCCGAAAATAAAAGGGACATTTTCCCGTTCATGCCTGTATCTGCTTGATAATCCAGTATTCATCTCCCGTCCAGGGGATCACGGTTACCTTTGATCATCTTAACCTAAGCAGCATTAGGAATTCTTGCTTGCCCATGGCCAGCCCTTTTGCATATCGACTCTTCCTTGTGCCCAAACCGTTTAATGAAGTCTGTGCTCAATTTCCCTGATCCGGTTTACTCAGTACATAGAAAGACCGGTATTGCATAACCTAATCAGCGGACCTGTGCAGAAAGGAATGAGATATCATGGAGGATGAGAGCAGGCTGACAGACCCCAAGGGAAGCGGCGTGGAGCCGATTCCCGATCCCGACAGCCCTCAAGCGAACAAGGAAGGGTCGACCGGCAAGGTGGAAGATATCGTCAAGGGCATTATGGACAATGTGGAGGAAAGTCTGACCGGTAACCGTGATTCACGCTCGGGCGGCAGCGGTGAAGCATAAAGCAGCCGTATATAAGAAGAAACGGCTTCGCCGTCCTCTGGAAGAGGAAGGCATCCGTTTCTCGTAAAAATATCAGGTTAAGGATAAGCGCGAAGCTTATACTTTCTGATATTTTGAAAAAGCAGCGGATCGAACGTCATTCTGGCGCCGGCCGCTGCTTTATTTTTCTGCCCTTTTTTCCATAAATGTGACCAAAATGAAAACCCATTGAAACTTTCAAAACAGCGATGTATAATTTAGCAAATTAACGCGTTCCAAGAAGCTAGTCCATAATAACAGGAGGGGAAAATCATGCCTTACACCATTATGAAAAACGCCGAATTTTTCACCGCGGCACTTTCGCAGAAGTATGTATTTGCTCTGAAGATCGGTCCTGATGGCATGTATTCTCGCGTAGGCGCCGGTCTAGTCCAAATGTTCTCCGATGAGTATGTCCGGCTTAAAAATTTTGACGGGTCGGTTGTCCTATACTCCAGATCGGACACCAAGTTTCAGCACTAGGTACTTCAATTCGCATTGAAGTACCTAGTGTGGAAAATTGCTATCCGCTTCATTGTTTCATCTCCCCAACTCCACCTTCATTATCCCTCTTCTCGAAGCTCGTAATCACAAAGTATCCGAACAGCACACCAGATATTACATTGATTGGGGCAGAAGTCAGCAATAGATAAACTGCGCCCTTCGGCAGCCAACTCATACCCCAGGGCATATACGGATAAACGCAGAACACCAGGGCAGGCAAAGCAAGAAAAATCAGCCGATACCCGTTAAATGTCCAGCTGCCACTCCGGCCGCGTTCACGAAGCAACGTATCAACTCCGATAACTAAACCGGAAAGGGAGGGGATTAGAGGGTAAAGAAAAAGAAGCTCGTCAGGGAATGGAAACTTGAAATACTGACTTCGGTATTCGGTAATCTCCTTGACAGCGAAACCAACAAGCAGAAGAACGGCGACCAGAATAACCATCTTCAATAAATGAACCAGCACATTTTTCAAGCGTCCCACCCGCTTCGTATCTATAATCATCCTCTAAATCAAAACCCCACGGTAATTTTGTTTGAGCTCTCATACTCTCCTAAAACGCTAAACGCTGTCTCTACTGATCCATCTCATCCCCGGCGCCGCCGCAGGCCGTTCTTCGAATCCGAACTTTTTGTAAAAGTCCGCCTTATGAGCCGCCGCAAACAGTTGGACCATTGGAATCTCCCGCTCTTTGCACTTCCTCAGCAATTTTTTAAGAATACCGGCACCGATTCCCTCGCCCTGTTCATCCGGCACAATAATCAAATCGCAGATCAAAGCCTGAACAACGCCATCCGAGATCACCCGGCCCATTCCAACCAGTTGATCCCCTTTAAAGGCCGAAACAATAAACCAGCTGTTGCACAGAGCAGTCTCCAGCTGTCTGCTTCCCTTCTCCGTTATTCCCTGCCAGCCCGCGCTTTCAATTAAACGGATGAACTCTTCCCCTGTCGGCGTGTACTCGCGATATGTGACGAGCTTCAAATCCTTGGACATGATAATATCCGTACCGAATTCTTCTGATTCGATTACCCGAACGCGGCGGTACCCCATTTTTGCGTAAAAATGCTCAGCCGTCAGGCTGCTGGGAACTTGAAGAACATGAACACCGCTATTCCTAGCAGTTTGTTCCAAGTATTGTATTAGGGAACGCCCCACTCCCGCGCCGTGATAATTCATATCCACAAAAACGGTGTACAGCGTATCTCCATCCAGACTTGCGGTGCCGATCACATTCTCACCTTCAACGGCAACTACCATTTTTCTTACTGCGGAAATGAGCTTTATGTACTCCGGCGAAAACAGATTAACCATTCTATTAATGATCTGTTCCGGATAATCTCTGCTGTTCACCTTAAGCAGGTTCTCTCTGATGAGCGCCGAGACTGCTTCACTGTCATGCGTACCAAAATCCCGAATTGCCACAGAACTCACTTTTTCACCTCCGGCGATGCTTATTCTTTCTTCGCGATCCATATTGTCCATCGGTCCTGTTCCTGTATGGGTTGGCCGCCAGCCAGCTTCGACCCGATAAAATTCACCAGCTCCCAAGAACTGCCCGCAAGCGAGCAATCTTCCGGCGTCCGGTCTTGGATGATGAATGTCCCGCCTGGCTTTAATACCCTATGAGCTTCTTGAAAGCACGTGGACAACCCGCTGCAATTCTCCGCCGCACCTACCAGCATTTCCGCAGAAAAATCCATTCCCGTCACATGGGCCGCCCCGGACAGCGCCAGTACCTTCGTGTAAATACCGCCGCCGCAGCCAAGATCCAGTACTCGCTTCCCTTGAAGCCGGATATGCTGCTCTATCGCTGGACCCAGCGCGCTTCCGCTTCTCTGGAGGCATAGGTAGATTGATTGTTGTGATCGTGAAAGTCGATAGGCATCCCTATTCCCCGCCTTTCCTTTAAAAATGCTTCCGATACCCCTCCACATTCTCTTCCTTATATCCCAATTGTTCGTAGAGCTTATGCGCTTCTTTCCGCTGCCCGCCCGATACCAAAATGATATAGGCGCAGTCTCTCTTCCGCGCCGCTTGCTCGATTTCCAGCATCAAATTCTTGCCGATCCCCTGTCTTCTGAAACTGCCGGCAACGACAACATTCTCAATCACCATAAAAGTCTTGCATTCTCCCACAAGATCCTGGCAGACGATTCCCATCAGCGAGCCGGCTAATATATCATTTTGAAAAGCGCCCAGCAAAATATAACGGTCATCATGCTCAAGCGATTCGAATACGTCAGACAGCTTCGCCTCATTGGTCTTTCGTCCCATCAGTTCCTCATACAGGCTGCTTAAGGCGGGCAAATCATCGCGGCCGATTTTTTTAATGGAAATCATAGGATGTCCGCCCTTCCATTTGAAGCAAATGCTTCATATAGTTCCTGCACAGTATGTATACAATCCGTCGGTCCAATGGCTTCCATCTCAGCCTCGCTTCCGTACCCGTACAAGACGCCAATTGACGATATTCCGTTGTTATGCGCTCCGATAATATCATGCTTCCGGTCTCCGATCATTACGGCGCCGGCAGCTTCCAGATCCTCTTGTTCCAGGATATGCTTAATGATCTCACTCTTATCCGACAGTGTTCCATCCAGGCCGCTCCCGACCACAGCATGGAAGAAGTGCTCCAGCTTAAAGTGCTTCAAAATCTTCTCCGCGAACACAAGCGGCTTGGAAGTTGCAACGATCAGAACGGCCTGCCGCTGAGTAAGCATACTCAAAAGTTCGGGAATGCCGGGGTACAGCTCATTTTCAAAAATACCCCTATCCGCAAAATACTCCCGGTAATACTGCACAGCCTGCCAGGCGTCCGCCTCCGAAAAACCATAAAACTCTTGGAACGAATGGGCCAGCGGCGGCCCGATGAACGGCTCCAACCGATCCAAATCGTCTTCGAAAATACCAAACTTGGCAAGTGCATACTGCACCGACTTGGTAATACCCAGCTTCGGGTCTGTCAGCGTTCCGTCCAGATCAAACAAAATATGCGAAAAATTCAAATGATCACCTTCTCCATCCTCTGAAATTATCCTATATTTTCTTCTCAAAACATAGACTGGACGGACAATCCGCGTATTCTCCGAACCGTTCAATCTCGCCGTAACCGTTCTTCTTATAGAATCCGATGGCCTCCGTCTGCTGATCTCCCGTTTCCAGCTTGATTCCCTGATATCCCTGATGTGCCGCCTCCTCTTCCAGCCGCTGCACGATCATCCGGGCGATTCCCCTGCCCCGGAACTCCGCCTCCACGAAGAAACGCTTCAACTCCACATGATCATTGTCCAGCTTTTTAATCGCTCCGCATCCGACAGGGCGGGAGTCCAGATAAGCGACGATAAAATAAATATCATTCACGTAAGGATCTTCGAAATCAACCAGATAGACTTCTTCCGGCGGGTAAAGTTCAAACAGATAACTGTCAAGCTGTGAAATCAGCTGGGCCAGATCCGGATGCTCCGGCGCCACCTGTACCAATTCAATCTTTTCCATGTACAATCTCTCCTTATTATTAGTTCAAAAAAGCATGAATCCATTGTACCCCGCTAAGCCCAAATGAAAAAGACGACAAGTATGGACAAAAGGCTTCCCCTTTTCGACGTTGGACAACATACTAAAAAATCAATGACAGGTTTAATCGTGCTATAGTAAAATATTTGATAATGATGAAAAAATACGAAAGAGGCGATGAATCTGGAATCCCATTCGAATACGGTTGTACCTCCAAAAAGGCCGAATTTTTACAGAAGGCGCAACACCGCGGCGTATTCCTTTATGGCGTGGACGGCATTTGCCATTGCGGCGGGCTTTGAATTTGTCGGAATCTACACCCTTCAAGAACCATTATCGGTAAAAGGGTATTATGCCGTATGCGGCGTTCTCATTATTATCTCATCATTTATGCTGCAAAAGGTAGTACGAGACAACGATGAGGACGACTTTTTACAGGAGCAAAATCCGTATCACCGCAAGCGGAACACGTCGGCGTTTACTTTTCTGGCCTGGGCGGGTTTTGTGATTGCCATTCTCTTTGAATACATAGGGTTATACACGTTGAAGGAGCCGCTTTATGTCAAGGGATACTACGCCATAGCCGCCGCATTCCTGGTTGTGTCCTGCTTCGTGTTGCAAAAGACGATACGCGATAATGAAGAGGATGATTACAATCTTGGAGTCAGCCCGTCTTCGGAAGGCTAATAATCAGAAGGTTAATAAAACGAAAGGACGTCCAACAGCCAAATATGGCGGGACGTCCTTTTTGTTCGTAATGAACCCGTATTATTGCTTATATGCAATGGCTGAGGGGCGCTGCAGCAGCGGCAGCAGCATGAATAACAATTTATTTCGCTCTGGCCAGCAAATACAGGAAATACGGCGCGCCGATGACGGCTACAATAATTCCCGCCGGCAATTCCGACGGCTGCAAAATCGAGCGGCCGAGCGTATCGGATATAATGAGGAGGAGGGCGCCGACAAGAGCCGAAGCCGGAAGCAGCGCCTGATTCCTCGGTCCGACCAGCCTGACGGCAAGATGCGGCCCGATCAGGCCGATGAAGCCGATGCCTCCGCTCACCGCCACACTGGAACCGGCCAGGGCAACCGCCGACAAAAGAAGCAGGCGTCTGTCTTTTTCCACAGATAATCCCAGCCCTGTCGGGGTCTGCTCTCCGAGATTCAGAATATTCAGCACCCGCGCTTTGTAGAATACATACCCGAATAGCACAATAATCCACGGAAGCAATGCAAGCACAAATTTCCAGTTGGAGCCCCAGATCGTTCCGGCCAGCCATGTAGCAACAAACTGATACTGATTGGGATCGAATTTGAGCGTCAGCACAATCATGGCGGCGCTGATTCCCGAAGCTACCGCAACCCCGGTCAGCAGCAGGCGCGTGGGCGACAGACCACGGTGTTTTTGGTATGCAAGCGTATAGATCAGCATGGAGGCCAGGCCAGCACCAATCAGCGCCAGCACCGGAAGCATAAAGACAGGCACGACTTCCCTTGTCGGATAAAAAGATATGAACAGCACCACCATCAGGCCCGCGCCGGCGTTGATGCCGAGAATGCCCGGATCGGCAAGCGGACTGCGCGTGATGCCTTGAATAATGCAGCCGGAAACGGCCAGGCCCGCGCCGGCAAGAACAGAGATAATGATGCGCGGCAGCCGGAACTCAAACAGAATCAGGGACTGATCCTCCGTTCCCATACCGAACAATGTTCGCATGACATCCATAGGCAGCAGCCTGATGAATCCGGTGTTCATGCTTATAATGAAAGTGACTGCAATCAAGATACCCAGAACAGTCATCACGGCTATATTCCTCGCCCTTCTGCTCTGTTCCGGCGGTAAGTCCTGCGGCATCGGCATCAGTTATCCACTCCTTTCCTTCGGGCCAAATACAGGAAGAACGGAATCCCGATCAAGGCCAGCAGCGCGCCGACGGGCGTCTCCAAAGGCGGGTTGATCCGGCGCGAACCCAGGTCCGCCGCAAGCATCAACAGGCTGCCCAGCACCGCAGAGCAGGGAATAATCCGGCGATAATCCATGCCGACAAGGTAACGCGCCGCATGTGGAACGATGAGGCCGACAAAGCCGACCGAGCCGACAATCGACACCGACGCCCCAGCCAGAACAAGCACGACCCCAATTCCCGCCAGCCGGATCAGCCAGGTCCGTTGTCCAAGCCCGGCAGCTACATCATCCCCGAGGCTTAGGACCGTAATGGAGCGGGACAGCGTCATGGCGGCTATAAAGGCAACTGCAACCCACGGGAACATGATCCTCAGCTCCGCCCACTCAATGCCCGACAAGCCTCCCGCATACCAGTAAGCCAAATCCTGTCCGATCTGAAAATAGATGGCCAAGCCCTGACTTAGCGCAACCAGCAGCGCGCTAACCGCCGAACCGGCCAGGACAAGACGAAGCGGAGTCAGACCGCTTCTGGAGATGGAGCCTATGCCATATACGATTCCCGCTGCGATCCCCGCTCCAAGAAAGGAGTACATCATTAGATAAGAGAAGGCAAGCCCCGGAAAATACGAATAGCAGAAAGCGAGCACGAAGGCCGCACCCGCATTCAGCCCGAGAATGCCGGAGTCGGCAAGCGGATTCCGGGTCATGCCCTGCATAAGCGCGCCCGCAACGGCAAAGGCGGCCCCCACAAGCACACTGCCGACCACACGCGGCAGCCGCAGATCCCAAATGACCTGGTGCTGCGGCAGTTCAGGATTGTAGTGAATGACCGCATCCCACACCGTATTCAGGTCGATCGTTGTTGCGCCATAGGCAATCGACACCGCCATTCCCGCAATCAGCAACAGAAGGCCGCCGATCAGGATAACGGGAAAAGCCGCCGGTTTTGCGCGGTTATTTTCCTGCGGCAGTTCCGCCCGTTTTTTCAGCGTTGTCATCCGTTATCATCACATCCTTGCCCATTGCTATTTTTGTCCGCTTAATTTCTCTGCAACCGTCTTCGCCGTATTAAGTTGGGACAACGGCGTATTGTTGAAGAAGCTGGCATCGACTATGTATACATGATTATTCTTGAAAGCATTCAGCGACTTCCAGACATCCCCTTTGGTAATATCCTCAAGTCGCTCCTGTGAGACTTCCGGCTTCTCGTCCTGCTTGCCTGTTTGAACAAAAATATGATCCGGATTCATTTCAAGTAGCTTCTCCAGAGAAATGGCAGCGAACAAATCTTCGGATTCAATGCCTTTGACGGGAGTCAGGCCAAGATCATGGTATAATACACCGCCGACACTTGTCGGTAAATTATTATAGATCCGAACCTGCTTGTCCAGCAGACGAATGAACACGACGGTCTCGTTGCCCACAGCGTTCTTCAATTGCTCCTTGTATTGGTCAACCTGTGACTGATAATCTTTCAGATAGGCCTCCGCTTCCTTCTCCTTGCCTACGAGGGCCGCGTATTGCGTGAGATCCTTCCGCCAATCCTTCGTTTCTTTAATCATAATAGTAGGCGCGATCTTGGACATCTTCTCATAAGCCTGTGTATCTTCTCTGACAAAGATCAAGTCCGGCTTCTGCGCCAGAAATGCTTCAAAGTTCAACGGAGACGATTCTCCGACCAACTGAATATCCGGGTACTTTTCTTTGGGGAAATAGGGGTAATAATCCGCGGCAGGCATTGCTTTCGGGGCAATCTTGACATTAAGATTAAGCGGAATCAGGTATTCCATAAGCTGCTGGCTGGTCGCGGCAACCTTCTGGGGATCGGCCGGTATCGTCTTCTCGCCTGTCGCATCCGTAATGGTCCTCTCCGCGGGAGTCTGCGTCTGCTGCGCATTGGCCGCGCCCTGCGTATTTCCGCCCTGTGCCGCTTCGCTTTGCGCATTCCCGCCTTGATTTCCTCCACAGGCCGACAGTACGAAAATGGCCAGCAGCAGGATTAACCCGGCTTTGGCCATCGAATTCATATCCATCCTTTTGTTCATCTGTAACACACCTCCATAAAATTTGAAAATGAAAATGAATTTCATTATCAATTGCTATCATTTTCAAATTTTATTAAACAGCCAGTTTCTTGTCAATGGTTTTTGTCGCTTTTTATCACATTTTGGGGAGGTTTTGTCACACTTATGGTGTTCTTTCTGGTGCGGCATTACCAAGCCGAATGATTGAAAAATCCAACGCCGATTGGATTAATAGGTTCCGCAAAGGATTTGAAACAGCTGCTGTTAATGTTGATTTCTTGACCTTGTCCCTGACTTTTACCGGTAAAGACCAAATCTTCTGCGTATCCAGTGAGTAACAAACAAGATGGAGGGAATGACCGCGCAGATTGCGATTAAGTAATATTGTTGTACTATTTTCCCTTCTTCGCGATGTGCGGTATAGCTCTGAACGCTGATGAGGGAGATGAACAGCATGACCACGCCAACAGGAACAGCCAATTTCCGGGGTTCCCGCACCTTGAACAAATCCGAGGCAACAACCATGGCGGCGTAACAATAAACTGTCACTTTGAAAAAGATGCAGATGATCAGGTCCAATATCACAAATGCATCCAATCTCTGGATAAAATCAGCCACATTTACGAGTGAAATGGTCGTGAACAACGGGAAGGTGGTTCTTTGGTATATCTTCTCTCCAAGCACCGACATTTCAATCGCATGCGTAAAGCTCAATAACAGCGCGCTTACTATAAGCGCGGCAAGCCCTGTTCTCCGGGCCGCTCGGCCTATTCGGAGACAGGGCAGGATGGTTGTGAAGACAAGAAGTTCCCCGAACGGAAACATCCATATGTTGGGGTACGCCGAAGCAAAGGCTTCCTTCCAATCCTTTATATGCAGAGGAAACAAATTTTTTATATCCACAAGCCCCGATGCGATAACAATTGAATTGCTGATTACACCGATCGCAACGATTGCTAGGAAATAGATTTCCGCTGTTCTGCCAAACACTTCTATTCCCTTGCTTAATACATACACAACGGCTGCAATCATGGCTGCGTTAATGATCAGGATAGGCGTCTTGTCATATGAGGCCGAGAACAGCAGATCGCCTGCTTCCCGCAAATTTCTGGAACCGCTAAACATAAGAAACGGTACGTACAGCAGGCTTAATGGCCAGCCGATCCATTTGCCCAGGATCTTTTGCATATACCCGCTTAGGATCAGACCGGGAAATTGGCGGTACAAATCGGCATAAATCAAATATAATACAATGCCTCCGGGCAGGGCCAGCAGGATGGACAGCCATACGGAGCGTCCGCTTTCAAGACCTACTGGAACCACAAGCGCCGTGCCCAGCTCAAACAGGACGATCAAGGCAAATAATTGTTTGGGGCTGATGACTTCTTTTCTCATGAACGGCTCACCCGATCCTATCCTAATATTCATCCCTGAAAGCGCCCCGCAAATTATGAGGCGTTATGGACTAGGGGGACTTGCGAAGGGTAATACTAGTTTTAGTTTCCGTCCGGAACCGGCTCTTTACATCCATAACAAAGGGGTAAACTGATGAAAATCCTTTTTCTATATGTACTGCTTTGCTTCTTGGGCTTGTCCATGACTGTCTCTGTAGATCTTATATCCGGCATGAGTCTTCTCTCGTCCCTTCAGTCCATTCGTACCACTTTCCGTACCGCGAGTACACTGGAATCCACAGCCATGGCGCTTTTTTTCTCAGTTCCGTTTATAGCAGTCATAGCGGGATCAATAAAAAACAAGAATAAGCAAAAGAAGTGACTATATCATGGAAAACTCCTACGAGTAAAGCCTGCTAATCAGGCGACAGGAACGGCTTCAGTCTCATTCCCGTACTGCGGACGAACGCTTCGACATGAAGATCCAATTCACCTTTGGCAAATGCATGATCCCAATCCTTCCCGACCGTTTCCCAGGCATTGGGATCCGTTCGCTTGAGCTCAGATCCAAAATTAAAAACGTCGCTGTTCATGCGCTGGGCGGACTGAAAGGCCTGCTTCACCTCTTCCTTCGTAGTTTCCTCAAGTTCAAGTTCAAGCTGCCGGATCACTTTCCTATCGTTAAGGTTAATCATAACCTTCGTTTCATTCATAATCCCTTCCTCAAAAATATGCACATGAAAAACGGGCACTCCCTCCCGGATATCAACTTTGACTTT
This region of Paenibacillus sp. URB8-2 genomic DNA includes:
- a CDS encoding GerAB/ArcD/ProY family transporter translates to MRKEVISPKQLFALIVLFELGTALVVPVGLESGRSVWLSILLALPGGIVLYLIYADLYRQFPGLILSGYMQKILGKWIGWPLSLLYVPFLMFSGSRNLREAGDLLFSASYDKTPILIINAAMIAAVVYVLSKGIEVFGRTAEIYFLAIVAIGVISNSIVIASGLVDIKNLFPLHIKDWKEAFASAYPNIWMFPFGELLVFTTILPCLRIGRAARRTGLAALIVSALLLSFTHAIEMSVLGEKIYQRTTFPLFTTISLVNVADFIQRLDAFVILDLIICIFFKVTVYCYAAMVVASDLFKVREPRKLAVPVGVVMLFISLISVQSYTAHREEGKIVQQYYLIAICAVIPSILFVTHWIRRRFGLYR
- a CDS encoding HAD family hydrolase — protein: MNFSHILFDLDGTLTDPKLGITKSVQYALAKFGIFEDDLDRLEPFIGPPLAHSFQEFYGFSEADAWQAVQYYREYFADRGIFENELYPGIPELLSMLTQRQAVLIVATSKPLVFAEKILKHFKLEHFFHAVVGSGLDGTLSDKSEIIKHILEQEDLEAAGAVMIGDRKHDIIGAHNNGISSIGVLYGYGSEAEMEAIGPTDCIHTVQELYEAFASNGRADIL
- a CDS encoding GNAT family N-acetyltransferase; translation: MSSVAIRDFGTHDSEAVSALIRENLLKVNSRDYPEQIINRMVNLFSPEYIKLISAVRKMVVAVEGENVIGTASLDGDTLYTVFVDMNYHGAGVGRSLIQYLEQTARNSGVHVLQVPSSLTAEHFYAKMGYRRVRVIESEEFGTDIIMSKDLKLVTYREYTPTGEEFIRLIESAGWQGITEKGSRQLETALCNSWFIVSAFKGDQLVGMGRVISDGVVQALICDLIIVPDEQGEGIGAGILKKLLRKCKEREIPMVQLFAAAHKADFYKKFGFEERPAAAPGMRWISRDSV
- a CDS encoding ABC transporter substrate-binding protein — its product is MNKRMDMNSMAKAGLILLLAIFVLSACGGNQGGNAQSEAAQGGNTQGAANAQQTQTPAERTITDATGEKTIPADPQKVAATSQQLMEYLIPLNLNVKIAPKAMPAADYYPYFPKEKYPDIQLVGESSPLNFEAFLAQKPDLIFVREDTQAYEKMSKIAPTIMIKETKDWRKDLTQYAALVGKEKEAEAYLKDYQSQVDQYKEQLKNAVGNETVVFIRLLDKQVRIYNNLPTSVGGVLYHDLGLTPVKGIESEDLFAAISLEKLLEMNPDHIFVQTGKQDEKPEVSQERLEDITKGDVWKSLNAFKNNHVYIVDASFFNNTPLSQLNTAKTVAEKLSGQK
- a CDS encoding GNAT family N-acetyltransferase; amino-acid sequence: MISIKKIGRDDLPALSSLYEELMGRKTNEAKLSDVFESLEHDDRYILLGAFQNDILAGSLMGIVCQDLVGECKTFMVIENVVVAGSFRRQGIGKNLMLEIEQAARKRDCAYIILVSGGQRKEAHKLYEQLGYKEENVEGYRKHF
- a CDS encoding aldo/keto reductase; the protein is MPDKQQLGRTDLYVTPIGLGTNAVGGHNLFQNLNDETGKQLVRTALEHGINFLDTAYIYGPERSEQLIGEVLKEKGNRDQVVIATKGAHKPVGGEMVFDNSPAFLEASVDASLKRLQTDYIDLYYIHFPDQNTPKDEAVGALQRLKEAGKIRAIGVSNFTIDQLREGNKNGYVDVIQSEYSLLARQAEKDLLPYAKEHGISFIPYFPLASGLLAGKYDRNTTFSDIRANNPLFAGEAFVRNLEKVDRLRDIASAKGTEVADLVLAWYLTRDEIDALIPGAKKPEQVIANLKTLDVKLSADEIATIDSIFRD
- a CDS encoding FecCD family ABC transporter permease, which codes for MTVLGILIAVTFIISMNTGFIRLLPMDVMRTLFGMGTEDQSLILFEFRLPRIIISVLAGAGLAVSGCIIQGITRSPLADPGILGINAGAGLMVVLFISFYPTREVVPVFMLPVLALIGAGLASMLIYTLAYQKHRGLSPTRLLLTGVAVASGISAAMIVLTLKFDPNQYQFVATWLAGTIWGSNWKFVLALLPWIIVLFGYVFYKARVLNILNLGEQTPTGLGLSVEKDRRLLLLSAVALAGSSVAVSGGIGFIGLIGPHLAVRLVGPRNQALLPASALVGALLLIISDTLGRSILQPSELPAGIIVAVIGAPYFLYLLARAK
- a CDS encoding FecCD family ABC transporter permease: MTTLKKRAELPQENNRAKPAAFPVILIGGLLLLIAGMAVSIAYGATTIDLNTVWDAVIHYNPELPQHQVIWDLRLPRVVGSVLVGAAFAVAGALMQGMTRNPLADSGILGLNAGAAFVLAFCYSYFPGLAFSYLMMYSFLGAGIAAGIVYGIGSISRSGLTPLRLVLAGSAVSALLVALSQGLAIYFQIGQDLAYWYAGGLSGIEWAELRIMFPWVAVAFIAAMTLSRSITVLSLGDDVAAGLGQRTWLIRLAGIGVVLVLAGASVSIVGSVGFVGLIVPHAARYLVGMDYRRIIPCSAVLGSLLMLAADLGSRRINPPLETPVGALLALIGIPFFLYLARRKGVDN
- a CDS encoding GNAT family N-acetyltransferase; this encodes MEKIELVQVAPEHPDLAQLISQLDSYLFELYPPEEVYLVDFEDPYVNDIYFIVAYLDSRPVGCGAIKKLDNDHVELKRFFVEAEFRGRGIARMIVQRLEEEAAHQGYQGIKLETGDQQTEAIGFYKKNGYGEIERFGEYADCPSSLCFEKKI
- a CDS encoding YiaA/YiaB family inner membrane protein; protein product: MAWAGFVIAILFEYIGLYTLKEPLYVKGYYAIAAAFLVVSCFVLQKTIRDNEEDDYNLGVSPSSEG
- a CDS encoding class I SAM-dependent methyltransferase, translated to MSGAAHVTGMDFSAEMLVGAAENCSGLSTCFQEAHRVLKPGGTFIIQDRTPEDCSLAGSSWELVNFIGSKLAGGQPIQEQDRWTIWIAKKE